In Bubalus kerabau isolate K-KA32 ecotype Philippines breed swamp buffalo chromosome 4, PCC_UOA_SB_1v2, whole genome shotgun sequence, one DNA window encodes the following:
- the ALOX12B gene encoding arachidonate 12-lipoxygenase, 12R-type has translation MATYKVRVATGTDFLSGTMDSISLIIVGTQGESHKQLLNHFGRDFATGAVDDYTVQCQQDLGDLIIVRLYKERYSFFPKNPWYCNYVQVCAPNGRIYHFPAYQWIDGYGTLALREATGKTAADDTLPILLEHRKEELRAKQDFYQWRVFVPGLPNYVHIPSYRPPARRNPNRPEWNGYIPGFPILINFKATKFLDLNLRYSFIKTASFFLRLSPMALGFKLRGLVDSKRSWKRLKDIKKIFPGNKSVVFEYVAEHWAEDSFFGYQYLNGINPGLLCRCTRIPDKFPVTDDMVAPFLGEGTCLQAELEKGNIYLADYRILEGIPAVELNGQKQYHCAPLCLLHFGREGNLLPIAIQLSQTPGPDCPIFLPSDSEWDWLLAKTWVRYAEFYCHEGISHLLETHLIAEAFCLAMLRQLPMCHPLYKLLIPHTRYTIQINSIGRAVLLNEGGLSARSMSLGLAGFAEAMVRALSEINYDNLYLPDDFVRRGVQDLPGYYYREDSLAVWDALERYVTEIITYYYPCDAAVEGDLELQSWVQEIFKECLLGRESSGFPTCLRTVPELIRYITIVIYTCSAKHAAVNTGQLEFTAWMPNFPSSMRNPPIQAKGLTTLETFLDTLPDIKTTCITLLVLWTLSREPDDKRPLGHFPDIHFVEEAPRRSIETLRQRLAQISHNIRQRNKCLPIPYYYLDPVLIENSISI, from the exons ATGGCCACCTACAAAGTCAGGGTGGCCACAGGCACCGATTTCTTGTCGGGAACCATGGACTCCATCTCTCTGATCATCGTGGGGACTCAGGGAGAGAGCCATAAGCAGCTGCTGAATCACTTTGGGAGAGATTTTGCAACTGGTGcg GTGGACGACTACACTGTCCAGTGTCAGCAGGACCTGGGGGACCTCATCATCGTCCGCCTGTACAAGGAGCGCTACTCCTTCTTCCCCAAGAACCCCTGGTACTGCAACTACGTGCAGGTCTGTGCACCCAATGGCCGCATCTACCACTTCCCTGCCTACCAGTGGATAGACGGCTATGGGACCCTGGCGCTCCGGGAGGCTACAG GAAAGACAGCAGCAGATGACACACTCCCGATCCTTCTGGAACACCGAAAGGAGGAGCTCAGAGCCAAGCAGGACTTCTACca ATGGAGAGTCTTTGTTCCTGGCCTGCCCAACTACGTACACATTCCCAGCTACCGCCCTCCTGCCCGGAGAAACCCCAACCGGCCGGA GTGGAATGGCTATATCCCGGGGTTCCCGATTCTCATAAACTTTAAGGCCACCAAGTTCCTGGACTTAAATCTGCGCTACTCCTTCATCAAGACGGCCTCCTTCTTCCTCCGCCTGAGCcccat GGCACTGGGGTTCAAACTCCGCGGCCTGGTGGACAGCAAACGGTCCTGGAAGAGACTGAAGGACATTAAGAAAATTTTCCCTGGCAATAAATCTGTCGTCTTCG AGTACGTGGCTGAGCACTGGGCAGAGGACAGCTTCTTTGGGTACCAGTACCTCAATGGCATCAACCCAGGCCTGCTCTGCCGCTGCACGCGGATCCCGGACAAGTTCCCGGTCACAGACGACATGGTGGCCCCCTTCCTGGGCGAGGGAACGTGCCTACAAGCGGAACTGGAG AAGGGGAACATTTACCTGGCCGACTACCGCATCTTGGAGGGCATTCCCGCCGTTGAACTTAACGGCCAGAAGCAGTACCACTGTGCCCCACTCTGCCTGCTGCACTTTGGCCGGGAAGGGAACCTCCTGCCTATTGCCATCCAG CTCAGCCAGACCCCCGGGCCCGACTGCCCCATCTTCCTGCCCAGTGACTCCGAGTGGGACTGGCTGCTGGCCAAGACATGGGTGCGCTATGCTGAGTTCTACTGCCACGAGGGCATCTCCCACTTACTGGAGACCCACCTCATCGCTGAGGCCTTCTGCCTGGCCATGCTGAGGCAGCTACCCATGTGCCACCCCCTCTACAAG CTCCTCATCCCCCACACCCGATACACCATCCAGATCAACAGCATCGGGCGGGCTGTCCTCCTTAATGAAGGGGGGCTCTCTGCCAGG AGCATGTCCCTGGGCCTGGCGGGCTTTGCCGAGGCGATGGTGCGGGCTCTGTCGGAGATCAACTATGACAACCTCTACCTCCCCGACGACTTCGTGAGACGTGGGGTTCAGGACCTGCCAGGGTATTATTACCGTGAGGACAGCCTGGCAGTGTGGGACGCACTGGAGAG GTATGTGACAGAGATCATCACCTACTATTACCCGTGTGACGCTGCTGTGGAAGGTGACCTGGAATTGCAGTCCTGGGTGCAGGAGATATTCAAGGAGTGCCTACTAGGGCGTGAGAGTTCAG GCTTCCCCACATGCTTGCGAACTGTGCCTGAGCTGATCCGATATATCACCATTGTCATCTACACCTGCTCTGCAAAGCACGCAGCTGTCAACACAGGGCAG TTGGAGTTCACCGCCTGGATGCCCAACTTCCCCTCATCCATGCGGAACCCACCAATACAGGCCAAGGGGCTGACCACGCTGGAGACCTTTCTTGACACATTGCCGGATATTAAGACCACATGCATCACCCTACTGGTGCTTTGGACACTCAGTCGGGAGCCCGACGACAAG CGGCCCCTGGGCCACTTCCCGGACATCCACTTCGTGGAGGAGGCCCCGCGGAGGAGCATAGAGACCCTCCGCCAGCGCCTGGCCCAGATCTCACACAACATCCGCCAACGCAACAAGTGTCTCCCCATCCCCTACTACTATCTGGACCCCGTGCTGATTGAGAACAGCATTTCTATTTAG